The proteins below come from a single Serinus canaria isolate serCan28SL12 chromosome 6, serCan2020, whole genome shotgun sequence genomic window:
- the DNMBP gene encoding dynamin-binding protein isoform X2 — protein sequence MEDPRQEPRLLIWEYEDCCAVRRRDVAGGSDTPRATRRPYPGSRGADSGWDGSRRQEDISVDQQSRNGDCRGFWKGQMQYMDCRRADNVWEGKRQDIEDRNYRAYEREGVQYRNCSSEIRGGRNREDRVPGQYRERGRQYGEDRGLGDFREGGRWYQDYRDPRDYSEHGRHYREKELGHRQERNSGEYKERRRQYREDGGNQVYREGEKWYRDDGGPRAYREQERTHVDIRDQVDEKDSEQHRRPKGRVMDHSSPDRGCEVLAFAVRSSGDGSVNLGSGTCYPQFETCVIDSDSCGELEGEGPGPGMPAKSSSGAEHSRVRTGRPDWSRVWEQEAEESHRVGSVLQRNSFYRRTAPSALRHSEFVQTRKKNPEMTLLSSQTPSLEPSSAATESAEQRMLEKRTKVIEELLQTERDYIRDLEMCVERIMVPLQQAQMQNIDFEGLFGNIHMVINFSKQLLSALEASDAIGPVFLTHRAELESVYRVYCQNHDEAIALLETYEKDEKLQKLLLDLLDSLRSLYSEWGCTNYINLGSFLIKPVQRVMRYPLLLMELLSATPEAHPDKAPLTAAVLAVKEINVNINEYKRRKDLVLKYRKGDEDSLMEKISKLNFHSIIKKSNRVSSHLKHLTGFAPQLKDEAFEETEKNFRMQERLIKSFIRDLSLYLQHVRESACMKALAAGSMWDLCTEKGSGDLDQFQKVNRLISDQLFSSFKERTERLVSSPLSQLLSMFAGPHKLVQKRFDKLLDFHNCTERAEKLKDKRTLEELQSARNNYEALNAQLLDELPQFLRFAKELFASCVRGYAEAHCDFVRLALEELRPLLSLLKVSGREGNLIAVFQDEHSRVLQQLQAFTFFPESQAAPKKTFERKSMERQSARRQPLVGLPTHFLQSDDIRAALLARYPPESLFQAERNFNAAQDLDVSLLEGDIVGVIKKKDPMGSQNRWLIDNGVTKGFVYSSFLKPYNPRRSQSDVSVGSHSSNESEHSSSSPQSNATLTFSPSGAAVTFTQKPLQDSVSPADVYQSPLEVDSPSVPQLGSGDRTAPLAGTVTSQRRCSRPEQGCGPSSRNGHPTKAQLRPTSSVEDRDSGLENSESEGNQVYYALYTFKGRNTNELSVSANQRLRILQFEDITGNQEWWLAEAHGKQGYVPSSYIRKTEYT from the exons ATGGAGGATCCGAGACAGGAACCGCGGCTCCTCATCTGGGAATATGAGGATTGTTGTGCTGTACGGAGACGGGACGTGGCTGGCGGCAGCGACACACCCAGGGCAACAAGGAGGCCGTACCCGGGCAGCCGAGGAGCAGACAGTGGCTGGGACGGTTCCAGGAGACAGGAGGATATCTCCGTGGACCAACAGAGCAGGAATGGAGACTGCAGAGGTTTTTGGAAGGGGCAGATGCAGTACATGGACTGCAGGAGAGCAGACAATGTTTGGGAAGGCAAAAGACAGGACATAGAGGACAGAAACTACAGGGCGTACGAGAGGGAGGGTGTTCAATACAGAAACTGCAGTTCTGAGATAAGAGGAGGGCGGAACAGAGAGGACAGAGTACCTGGGCAGtacagggagagaggaaggcagTATGGAGAGGATAGAGGCCTTGGAGACTTTAGGGAGGGGGGAAGATGGTATCAGGACTACAGAGATCCTAGGGACTACAGTGAGCATGGAAGACATTATAGGGAAAAGGAACTGGGGCACAGGCAAGAGAGGAACTCTGGGGAGTataaggagaggagaaggcagtaTAGAGAGGATGGAGGCAATCAAGTATatagggaaggggaaaagtggTATAGAGATGATGGAGGCCCTAGGGCATATAGAGAGCAGGAAAGGACACATGTAGATATCAGGGACCAAGTAGATGAAAAAGACAGTGAACAGCACAGGAGGCCCAAAGGCCGTGTCATGGACCATAGCAGTCCAGACAGAGGTTGTGAAGTTCTTGCATTTGCAGTCAGGTCCTCAGGAGATGGTAGTGTGAACCTGGGCTCAGGTACCTGCTACCCACAGTTCGAGACATGTGTCATTGACTCTGacagctgtggggagctggaagGAGAAGGCCCAGGGCCTGGCATGCcagccaagagcagcagtggAGCAGAGCACTCGAGGGTACGCACGGGCCGGCCCGACTGGAGCCGGGTCTGGGAGCAGGAGGCCGAGGAGTCACACAGggtgggctctgtgctgcaaagAAACAGCTTCTACAGACGGACGGCTCCCAGTGCCCTGCGGCACTCAGAGTTTGTGCAGACCAGGAAGAAAAACCCAG AGATGACTCTCCTGTCCTCCCAGACACCATCCCTTGAGCCATCCTCGGCCGCCACTGAGAGCgcagagcagaggatgctggAGAAGAGGACCAAGGTTATTGAGGAACTGCTCCAGACAGAGCGGGACTATATCAGAGACCTGGAGATGTGTGTGGAGAGGATCATGgtgcccctgcagcaggcacag ATGCAGAACATAGACTTTGAGGGCCTTTTTGGAAACATCCACATGGTAATAAACTTCTCCAAGCAGCTGCTGTCCGCCTTGGAGGCTTCAGATGCCATCG GACCAGTGTTCCTGACACATCGTGCAGAGCTGGAGAGTGTCTACAGGGTGTATTGCCAGAACCATGATGAGGCCATCGCACTGCTGGAAACCTATGAGAAAGATGAGAAGTTGCAGAAACTACTTTTGGACCTGCTGGATAGCCTCAG GAGCCTGTACAGTGAATG GGGTTGCACAAACTACATTAACCTGGGCTCCTTCCTCATCAAGCCAGTGCAGAGGGTGATGCGGTACCCGCtgctgctgatggagctgctgagtGCTACCCCTGAGGCTCACCCTGATAAGGCACCGCTCACGGCTGCTGTCCTCGCAGTTAAAGAAATCAACGTCAACATCAACGAGTACAAGCGCCGGAAGGACCtgg TGCTAAAGTACAGAAAAGGGGATGAGGATAGCCTCATGGAGAAGATCTCCAAGCTCAACTTCCACTCTATCATCAAGAAATCCAACCGTGTGAGCAGCCATCTCAAGCATCTCACAGGCTTTGCACCCCAG CTAAAGGATGAAGCCTTTGAAGAGACTGAGAAGAACTTCCGGATGCAGGAGCGTCTGATCAAGTCCTTCATCCGGGACCTTTCCCTCTACCTGCAGCATGTCCGG GAGTCAGCTTGTATGaaggcactggcagcagggagcatGTGGGACTTGTGCACAGAGAAGGGAAGTGGGGACTTGGACCAGTTCCAGAAAGTGAATCGTCTCATCAGCGACCAGCTCTTCTCCAGCTTT AAAGAGCGGACGGAGCGGCTGGTGAGCTCGcccctgagccagctgctcaGCATGTTTGCGGGGCCCCACAAGTTGGTGCAGAAACGCTTCGACAAACTGCTCGACTTCCACAACTGCACCGAGCGAGCGGAGAAGCTGAAGGACAAGCGAAcgctggaggagctgcagtcaGCCCGCAACAACTACGAGGCCCTCAATGCACAGCTGCTGGACGAGCTGCCCCAGTTCCTGCGCTTCGCCAAGGAGCTCTTTGCCAGCTGCGTGCGGGGCTATGCCGAGGCACACTGCGACTTCGTGCGCCTggccctggaggagctcagaCCCTTGCTGTCG TTGCTGAAGGTGTCTGGTAGGGAAGGGAACCTCATTGCCGTCTTCCAGGATGAGCACAGTCGagtcctccagcagctccaggccttCACCTTCTTCCCAGagtcccaggcagctcccaagaagacttttgaaaggaaaagcatgGAACGGCAGTCTGCCCGGCGGCAGCCCCTTGTTGGCTTG CCAACCCACTTCCTGCAGTCAGATGACATCCGTGCTGCCCTCCTGGCCCGCTATCCCCCGGAGAGTCTCTTCCAGGCAGAGCGTAATTTCAATGCTGCCCAAGACCTGGATGTCTCCCTGTTGGAAGGAGACATTGTGGGCGTCATCAAGAAGAAGGACCCCATGGGCAGCCAGAATCGCTGGCTCATAGACAATGGGG TGACCAAAGGCTTTGTGTACAGCTCCTTTCTGAAGCCCTACAACCCCCGCCGCAGCCAGTCGGACGTCTCTGTGGGCAGCCACTCTTCCAACGAGTCggaacacagcagctcctctccccaaaGCAACGCCACCCTGACCTTCAGCCCCAGTGGGGCGGCCGTCACCTTCACTCAGAAACCCCTGCAGGACTCTGTCTCCCCGGCAGATGTGTATCAGTCCCCACTGGAGGTGGACTccccctctgtgccccagctTGGCTCTGGTGACAGGACAGCCCCACTGGCTGGTACCGTGACATCTCAGCGCCGCTGCAGCCGTCCCGAGCAGGGCTGCGGCCCCAGCTCTCGCAACGGGCACCCcaccaaagcacagctcaggccCACGTCCTCGGTGGAGGACAGAGACTCAGGGCTGGAGAACAGCGAGTCAGAGGGCAACCAG GTCTACTACGCTCTCTACACCTTCAAAGGTCGAAACACCAATGAGCTGAGCGTGTCAGCTAACCAGAGACTCAGGATCCTGCAGTTTGAGGACATCACAGGCAATCAGGAGTGGTGGCTGGCTGAGGCCCACGGGAAGCAGGGCTACGTCCCCTCAAGTTACATCCGGAAGACAGAGTACACGTGA
- the DNMBP gene encoding dynamin-binding protein isoform X1 → MEAGSVVRAVFDFCPSVSEELPLFVGDVIEVLAVVDEFWLLGKKEGVTGQFPSSFVEPVDIPPLKQGEKLLVCTNDFTSQEPGSLSLQRGDLVILGGSLASSWLQGRSSWGSKGFFPSSCVRELCLSVRRRQLSQCPILEVPAYSLGQAQALMDLSAQLEEELDFREGDVINIIGVPEPGWFEGELRGCRGIFPEGFVELLTPLRAPGTSVDPEPTETCDTNGTVEMPHKDDKEPGSTYGVALYQFQALESKELDFDVGDRIRIVGILEDGWLEGELRGKRGIFPHRFVRLEASEACMEMVSAGDLQGEGSCGLNIHQDSEITCSETPPLHQKDREKQDGSAAYPEPATILSHKAGRSEGPLGTDLRQAFPSTGQQELRPEGTGSIPSNHAKSVNGILPSAQPPPQGNRPGQAGELEPEWTTSATPGNSETHSPSKHDGDSPTVPLQAPHFPQNPCRSQAISSANSWAASEPQESQSRTQDLDNWMDSKLEKSKPCSSLEAAQVSLDTRAGTWGECCPLAVQGDSCTDLDSKLTEQLAQFEKSLSSTGAEQDKVSRHFSILDYSSEKDIVRGSPESVSHSRQAERRRALRPPPPRPSSLATAAVRMQGGQVPKGRALSFSVKPSRPAPRPPASSQRKNVAPAQLQPGIPEQRVEEGCEDLTQAGSASSSSILLTRIGELERDLEAYSKTRAELSLMLEEQQDELVRAETMENLDFCDSNIESLSMELQELREMTLLSSQTPSLEPSSAATESAEQRMLEKRTKVIEELLQTERDYIRDLEMCVERIMVPLQQAQMQNIDFEGLFGNIHMVINFSKQLLSALEASDAIGPVFLTHRAELESVYRVYCQNHDEAIALLETYEKDEKLQKLLLDLLDSLRSLYSEWGCTNYINLGSFLIKPVQRVMRYPLLLMELLSATPEAHPDKAPLTAAVLAVKEINVNINEYKRRKDLVLKYRKGDEDSLMEKISKLNFHSIIKKSNRVSSHLKHLTGFAPQLKDEAFEETEKNFRMQERLIKSFIRDLSLYLQHVRESACMKALAAGSMWDLCTEKGSGDLDQFQKVNRLISDQLFSSFKERTERLVSSPLSQLLSMFAGPHKLVQKRFDKLLDFHNCTERAEKLKDKRTLEELQSARNNYEALNAQLLDELPQFLRFAKELFASCVRGYAEAHCDFVRLALEELRPLLSLLKVSGREGNLIAVFQDEHSRVLQQLQAFTFFPESQAAPKKTFERKSMERQSARRQPLVGLPTHFLQSDDIRAALLARYPPESLFQAERNFNAAQDLDVSLLEGDIVGVIKKKDPMGSQNRWLIDNGVTKGFVYSSFLKPYNPRRSQSDVSVGSHSSNESEHSSSSPQSNATLTFSPSGAAVTFTQKPLQDSVSPADVYQSPLEVDSPSVPQLGSGDRTAPLAGTVTSQRRCSRPEQGCGPSSRNGHPTKAQLRPTSSVEDRDSGLENSESEGNQVYYALYTFKGRNTNELSVSANQRLRILQFEDITGNQEWWLAEAHGKQGYVPSSYIRKTEYT, encoded by the exons ATGGAGGCTGGCTCTGTGGTGCGGGCAGTCTTTGATTTCTGTCCCAGCGTCTCTGAAGAGCTGCCCCTCTTCGTGGGAGACGTCATCGAGGTGTTGGCTGTAGTGGACGAGTTTTGGCTCCTTGGCAAGAAGGAAGGTGTCACAG GGCAGTTTCCTAGCAGCTTTGTTGAACCTGTGGATATTCCCCCTTTGAAGCAGGGCGAAAAACTGCTTGTTTGTACCAATGACTTCACATCTCAAGAGCCAGGGAGCTTGTCATTGCAGAGAG GAGACTTGGTGATCCTGGGGGGGTCCCTGGcctccagctggctccaaggCCGAAGCAGCTGGGGTTCCAAGGGCTTTTTCCCCTCATCATGTGTGAGGGAGCTGTGCCTTTCAGTTCGGAGACgtcagctgtcccagtgccctATCCTGGAGGTGCCTGCCTACTCCTTGGGCCAAGCCCAGGCCCTGATGGACCTGtctgctcagctggaggaggaacTGGACTTCAGGGAAGGGGATGTGATCAACATTATTGGTGTCCCAGAGCCCGGCTGGTTTGAGGGTGagctcagaggctgcaggggcaTCTTCCCAGAGGGTTTTGTGGAACTGCTTACTCCTCTGCGAGCACCAGGAACCTCGGTGGATCCAGAGCCCACAGAGACTTGTGACACCAATGGGACAGTAGAAATGCCCCACAAAGATGACAAGGAGCCAGGGAGTACTTATGGTGTTGCCCTCTATCAGTTCCAAGCCCTGGAGTCCAAGGAACTGGATTTTGATGTGGGTGACAGGATTCGGATTGTAGGCATTCTGGAggatggctggctggagggGGAGCTGAGAGGAAAACGTGGCATCTTTCCACACAGATTTGTGAGGCTGGAAGCCTCTGAGGCTTGCATGGAAATGGTGAGTGCTGGGGATCTGCAAGGTGAAGGCAGTTGTGGATTGAACATCCATCAAGATTCAGAAATCACTTGCTCTGAAACTCCTCCTTTGCACCAGAAagacagggaaaagcaggatggCTCGGCTGCATATCCTGAGCCTGCCACCATTTTGTCTCACAAGGCAGGGAGGTCAGAGGGTCCTCTTGGCACTGACTTGAGACaggcttttcccagcacaggacaaCAAGAGCTGCGTCCCGAAGGCACGGGCTCAATCCCCTCTAACCACGCAAAGTCAGTCAATGGCAttctcccctctgctcagcctcctccacaGGGCAACAGGCCTGGCCAAGCAGGTGAGCTGGAGCCTGAGTGGACTACTTCAGCCACCCCAGGAAACTCAGAAACTCACTCCCCCTCTAAGCATGATGGAGACAGCCCCACTGTGCCCTTGCAGGCACCCCACTTCCCCCAAAATCCTTGCAGGAGCCAAGCGATTTCATCTGCCAATAGCTGGGCAGCAtctgagccccaggagagccAGAGCAGGACCCAGGACCTAGACAATTGGATGGACAGTAAACTGGAGAAGTCCAAGCCCTGTTCCAGCTTAGAAGCTGCCCAGGTGAGCCTGGACACACGGGCTGGGACCTGGGGGGAGTGCTGCCCACTTGCAGTGCAGGGGGACAGCTGCACGGACCTGGACTCCAAACTGACGGAGCAACTGGCCCAGTTTGAGAAGAGCCTGTCAAGTActggtgcagagcaggacaaggtCTCCCGTCACTTCTCCATCTTGGACTACAGCTCTGAGAAGGACATTGTCCGTGGGTCTCCTGAATCTGTGTCCCactccaggcaggcagagaggagaagggcCCTGAGGCCACCCCCTCCTCGGCCCAGCAGCCTCGCGACAGCCGCTGTGCGCATGCAGGGTGGCCAGGTGCCCAAAGGCAGGGCTCTGTCCTTCTCAGTCAAACCCTCCCGGCCTGCGCCCCGgcctccagccagcagccagcgGAAAAATGTGGCCCCTGCGCAGCTTCAGCCCGGCATCCCAGAGCAGCGGGTGGAGGAGGGATGTGAGGACTTGACACAGGCAGGatcagcctcctccagctccatcctgctgaCTAGAAttggagagctggagagagatcTGGAGGCGTACAGCAAGACCCGTGCTGAGTTAAGCCTgatgctggaggagcagcaggatgagctGGTGAGAGCAGAGACCATGGAGAACCTTGATTTCTGTGACTCCAACATTGAGAGCCTCAgcatggagctgcaggagttgAGAG AGATGACTCTCCTGTCCTCCCAGACACCATCCCTTGAGCCATCCTCGGCCGCCACTGAGAGCgcagagcagaggatgctggAGAAGAGGACCAAGGTTATTGAGGAACTGCTCCAGACAGAGCGGGACTATATCAGAGACCTGGAGATGTGTGTGGAGAGGATCATGgtgcccctgcagcaggcacag ATGCAGAACATAGACTTTGAGGGCCTTTTTGGAAACATCCACATGGTAATAAACTTCTCCAAGCAGCTGCTGTCCGCCTTGGAGGCTTCAGATGCCATCG GACCAGTGTTCCTGACACATCGTGCAGAGCTGGAGAGTGTCTACAGGGTGTATTGCCAGAACCATGATGAGGCCATCGCACTGCTGGAAACCTATGAGAAAGATGAGAAGTTGCAGAAACTACTTTTGGACCTGCTGGATAGCCTCAG GAGCCTGTACAGTGAATG GGGTTGCACAAACTACATTAACCTGGGCTCCTTCCTCATCAAGCCAGTGCAGAGGGTGATGCGGTACCCGCtgctgctgatggagctgctgagtGCTACCCCTGAGGCTCACCCTGATAAGGCACCGCTCACGGCTGCTGTCCTCGCAGTTAAAGAAATCAACGTCAACATCAACGAGTACAAGCGCCGGAAGGACCtgg TGCTAAAGTACAGAAAAGGGGATGAGGATAGCCTCATGGAGAAGATCTCCAAGCTCAACTTCCACTCTATCATCAAGAAATCCAACCGTGTGAGCAGCCATCTCAAGCATCTCACAGGCTTTGCACCCCAG CTAAAGGATGAAGCCTTTGAAGAGACTGAGAAGAACTTCCGGATGCAGGAGCGTCTGATCAAGTCCTTCATCCGGGACCTTTCCCTCTACCTGCAGCATGTCCGG GAGTCAGCTTGTATGaaggcactggcagcagggagcatGTGGGACTTGTGCACAGAGAAGGGAAGTGGGGACTTGGACCAGTTCCAGAAAGTGAATCGTCTCATCAGCGACCAGCTCTTCTCCAGCTTT AAAGAGCGGACGGAGCGGCTGGTGAGCTCGcccctgagccagctgctcaGCATGTTTGCGGGGCCCCACAAGTTGGTGCAGAAACGCTTCGACAAACTGCTCGACTTCCACAACTGCACCGAGCGAGCGGAGAAGCTGAAGGACAAGCGAAcgctggaggagctgcagtcaGCCCGCAACAACTACGAGGCCCTCAATGCACAGCTGCTGGACGAGCTGCCCCAGTTCCTGCGCTTCGCCAAGGAGCTCTTTGCCAGCTGCGTGCGGGGCTATGCCGAGGCACACTGCGACTTCGTGCGCCTggccctggaggagctcagaCCCTTGCTGTCG TTGCTGAAGGTGTCTGGTAGGGAAGGGAACCTCATTGCCGTCTTCCAGGATGAGCACAGTCGagtcctccagcagctccaggccttCACCTTCTTCCCAGagtcccaggcagctcccaagaagacttttgaaaggaaaagcatgGAACGGCAGTCTGCCCGGCGGCAGCCCCTTGTTGGCTTG CCAACCCACTTCCTGCAGTCAGATGACATCCGTGCTGCCCTCCTGGCCCGCTATCCCCCGGAGAGTCTCTTCCAGGCAGAGCGTAATTTCAATGCTGCCCAAGACCTGGATGTCTCCCTGTTGGAAGGAGACATTGTGGGCGTCATCAAGAAGAAGGACCCCATGGGCAGCCAGAATCGCTGGCTCATAGACAATGGGG TGACCAAAGGCTTTGTGTACAGCTCCTTTCTGAAGCCCTACAACCCCCGCCGCAGCCAGTCGGACGTCTCTGTGGGCAGCCACTCTTCCAACGAGTCggaacacagcagctcctctccccaaaGCAACGCCACCCTGACCTTCAGCCCCAGTGGGGCGGCCGTCACCTTCACTCAGAAACCCCTGCAGGACTCTGTCTCCCCGGCAGATGTGTATCAGTCCCCACTGGAGGTGGACTccccctctgtgccccagctTGGCTCTGGTGACAGGACAGCCCCACTGGCTGGTACCGTGACATCTCAGCGCCGCTGCAGCCGTCCCGAGCAGGGCTGCGGCCCCAGCTCTCGCAACGGGCACCCcaccaaagcacagctcaggccCACGTCCTCGGTGGAGGACAGAGACTCAGGGCTGGAGAACAGCGAGTCAGAGGGCAACCAG GTCTACTACGCTCTCTACACCTTCAAAGGTCGAAACACCAATGAGCTGAGCGTGTCAGCTAACCAGAGACTCAGGATCCTGCAGTTTGAGGACATCACAGGCAATCAGGAGTGGTGGCTGGCTGAGGCCCACGGGAAGCAGGGCTACGTCCCCTCAAGTTACATCCGGAAGACAGAGTACACGTGA
- the DNMBP gene encoding dynamin-binding protein isoform X3, with protein sequence MLPEMTLLSSQTPSLEPSSAATESAEQRMLEKRTKVIEELLQTERDYIRDLEMCVERIMVPLQQAQMQNIDFEGLFGNIHMVINFSKQLLSALEASDAIGPVFLTHRAELESVYRVYCQNHDEAIALLETYEKDEKLQKLLLDLLDSLRSLYSEWGCTNYINLGSFLIKPVQRVMRYPLLLMELLSATPEAHPDKAPLTAAVLAVKEINVNINEYKRRKDLVLKYRKGDEDSLMEKISKLNFHSIIKKSNRVSSHLKHLTGFAPQLKDEAFEETEKNFRMQERLIKSFIRDLSLYLQHVRESACMKALAAGSMWDLCTEKGSGDLDQFQKVNRLISDQLFSSFKERTERLVSSPLSQLLSMFAGPHKLVQKRFDKLLDFHNCTERAEKLKDKRTLEELQSARNNYEALNAQLLDELPQFLRFAKELFASCVRGYAEAHCDFVRLALEELRPLLSLLKVSGREGNLIAVFQDEHSRVLQQLQAFTFFPESQAAPKKTFERKSMERQSARRQPLVGLPTHFLQSDDIRAALLARYPPESLFQAERNFNAAQDLDVSLLEGDIVGVIKKKDPMGSQNRWLIDNGVTKGFVYSSFLKPYNPRRSQSDVSVGSHSSNESEHSSSSPQSNATLTFSPSGAAVTFTQKPLQDSVSPADVYQSPLEVDSPSVPQLGSGDRTAPLAGTVTSQRRCSRPEQGCGPSSRNGHPTKAQLRPTSSVEDRDSGLENSESEGNQVYYALYTFKGRNTNELSVSANQRLRILQFEDITGNQEWWLAEAHGKQGYVPSSYIRKTEYT encoded by the exons ATGCTGCCAG AGATGACTCTCCTGTCCTCCCAGACACCATCCCTTGAGCCATCCTCGGCCGCCACTGAGAGCgcagagcagaggatgctggAGAAGAGGACCAAGGTTATTGAGGAACTGCTCCAGACAGAGCGGGACTATATCAGAGACCTGGAGATGTGTGTGGAGAGGATCATGgtgcccctgcagcaggcacag ATGCAGAACATAGACTTTGAGGGCCTTTTTGGAAACATCCACATGGTAATAAACTTCTCCAAGCAGCTGCTGTCCGCCTTGGAGGCTTCAGATGCCATCG GACCAGTGTTCCTGACACATCGTGCAGAGCTGGAGAGTGTCTACAGGGTGTATTGCCAGAACCATGATGAGGCCATCGCACTGCTGGAAACCTATGAGAAAGATGAGAAGTTGCAGAAACTACTTTTGGACCTGCTGGATAGCCTCAG GAGCCTGTACAGTGAATG GGGTTGCACAAACTACATTAACCTGGGCTCCTTCCTCATCAAGCCAGTGCAGAGGGTGATGCGGTACCCGCtgctgctgatggagctgctgagtGCTACCCCTGAGGCTCACCCTGATAAGGCACCGCTCACGGCTGCTGTCCTCGCAGTTAAAGAAATCAACGTCAACATCAACGAGTACAAGCGCCGGAAGGACCtgg TGCTAAAGTACAGAAAAGGGGATGAGGATAGCCTCATGGAGAAGATCTCCAAGCTCAACTTCCACTCTATCATCAAGAAATCCAACCGTGTGAGCAGCCATCTCAAGCATCTCACAGGCTTTGCACCCCAG CTAAAGGATGAAGCCTTTGAAGAGACTGAGAAGAACTTCCGGATGCAGGAGCGTCTGATCAAGTCCTTCATCCGGGACCTTTCCCTCTACCTGCAGCATGTCCGG GAGTCAGCTTGTATGaaggcactggcagcagggagcatGTGGGACTTGTGCACAGAGAAGGGAAGTGGGGACTTGGACCAGTTCCAGAAAGTGAATCGTCTCATCAGCGACCAGCTCTTCTCCAGCTTT AAAGAGCGGACGGAGCGGCTGGTGAGCTCGcccctgagccagctgctcaGCATGTTTGCGGGGCCCCACAAGTTGGTGCAGAAACGCTTCGACAAACTGCTCGACTTCCACAACTGCACCGAGCGAGCGGAGAAGCTGAAGGACAAGCGAAcgctggaggagctgcagtcaGCCCGCAACAACTACGAGGCCCTCAATGCACAGCTGCTGGACGAGCTGCCCCAGTTCCTGCGCTTCGCCAAGGAGCTCTTTGCCAGCTGCGTGCGGGGCTATGCCGAGGCACACTGCGACTTCGTGCGCCTggccctggaggagctcagaCCCTTGCTGTCG TTGCTGAAGGTGTCTGGTAGGGAAGGGAACCTCATTGCCGTCTTCCAGGATGAGCACAGTCGagtcctccagcagctccaggccttCACCTTCTTCCCAGagtcccaggcagctcccaagaagacttttgaaaggaaaagcatgGAACGGCAGTCTGCCCGGCGGCAGCCCCTTGTTGGCTTG CCAACCCACTTCCTGCAGTCAGATGACATCCGTGCTGCCCTCCTGGCCCGCTATCCCCCGGAGAGTCTCTTCCAGGCAGAGCGTAATTTCAATGCTGCCCAAGACCTGGATGTCTCCCTGTTGGAAGGAGACATTGTGGGCGTCATCAAGAAGAAGGACCCCATGGGCAGCCAGAATCGCTGGCTCATAGACAATGGGG TGACCAAAGGCTTTGTGTACAGCTCCTTTCTGAAGCCCTACAACCCCCGCCGCAGCCAGTCGGACGTCTCTGTGGGCAGCCACTCTTCCAACGAGTCggaacacagcagctcctctccccaaaGCAACGCCACCCTGACCTTCAGCCCCAGTGGGGCGGCCGTCACCTTCACTCAGAAACCCCTGCAGGACTCTGTCTCCCCGGCAGATGTGTATCAGTCCCCACTGGAGGTGGACTccccctctgtgccccagctTGGCTCTGGTGACAGGACAGCCCCACTGGCTGGTACCGTGACATCTCAGCGCCGCTGCAGCCGTCCCGAGCAGGGCTGCGGCCCCAGCTCTCGCAACGGGCACCCcaccaaagcacagctcaggccCACGTCCTCGGTGGAGGACAGAGACTCAGGGCTGGAGAACAGCGAGTCAGAGGGCAACCAG GTCTACTACGCTCTCTACACCTTCAAAGGTCGAAACACCAATGAGCTGAGCGTGTCAGCTAACCAGAGACTCAGGATCCTGCAGTTTGAGGACATCACAGGCAATCAGGAGTGGTGGCTGGCTGAGGCCCACGGGAAGCAGGGCTACGTCCCCTCAAGTTACATCCGGAAGACAGAGTACACGTGA